Below is a window of Gammaproteobacteria bacterium DNA.
GACATTAATGAACAACTTAAATTCCCCTGACTCCGCCTTTCTTACTGCCTTTCGTGGCCGTTTTGTCGGCGTGCTGCGCTGGGAACAACTCGATGACTTGTGGACAGCTCTGCTCACACGAGTTTCGAGCGGCTGGTATGTCTACCACGTCGGAGAACCTCCCCCTACAACATCCCTTGACACGGAACAACTACGGGGCGTGGTTGAAGGACTAAATACTCTGCTGCGCGATGAGCATGAATATGATTACTGCGGCATCGTCTACGCCGATAGTCTCACAGAGCCAAGCTTCATCAAAATTTTTGACCCGAATCAGCTAGGCAGCTCGTGCGGATTTTCCGGGACAACCGTTCTCCCCGGCTGGATTTTATCCATTCTACCGCCTGATGACATCCCGGCAGCCCTACCGCCACCGAATAACCGTCGTCGCTGGTGGCGACGACTGTTCAGCGACTAGGCGAAAGTGTAGTTAATCGCTAAATCCAGCCGGAATCGCTGCCGCCATCACCGCTCCCAAACCAACTACTTCCCAGATCGGAGAATACTCCGCCGTCGCCGCTACCGCCTGCATCGGATTCCGTGAACAAGCCACCCCCATCGCCGTCATCGGCAGCACGCACTGCGGCATCAATATCTCCAGTATCCGCGACATCTCCAGCACTTCCTGTATTTTCCTGCCCCCCCATAAAATTTCTAATGCCCTCGAATAACAATGCACCGCCGGCGACTCCAGCCGCCGTGGCCGCAGCGCCAGCTAGAAAACCACCCAGACCGCTGCCTCGAGATGCCCCGGGAACAGCGGTAGGCGCTGAAAAAGGTGCTTGGCTCCACCCTGACCCACCGGGGGTGGGCACTGGAGACACTACTGGGGCGTCGGTCCAACCACCGCGTCTGCCTCCGGTCATGCCTCCTAAAAAACTGCTTTTTCCTTGAGCAGCTCCGGGAGCAGAAGCGACGCGTGTGGCTTGAAGTTCCTGCTCCAATTGCTGGATACGTTGTTCTGCTTGCCGTAGGCCGATTTCTTGGACCATTGCCTGTTGTACCAACAAATAAGCGGCGTCGGGTCGGCGTATCGCCTGACGAATGATGGCATTCGCTTCAGGATCGGGAGTTTGTTGAGGTATTTGATTGAATCTGCTTAAAAAATTGTTAAGCAATTCGCGTTCTTCCGCAAGCATGGCATGTGCTCCTGTTAAGCTAAACTTTTACTGACGATTTCATGAACATCTTTGGACAATATAGGTTGTATCAGGATTCTTTCCAAGACCTGACGCATCGCTGCGCGCAGATGAGGTACATAGCGGCGCCAATCGCTGACGGCGTTAAGTAGCCGTGATGCTACCTGTGGATTGATCGGGTCAAGGATGATCACCTGCTCGGCGAGAAAGGCATATCCCACTCCGCTGGCCTCATGAAAACGCACCGGATTACCGTGGCAGAAAGCGCCAATGACCGCCCGAACATTGTTGGGATTGGTCAGACGAAAATCAGGATGATGGAGAAGGCTGCGTACCGTTTCCAAGGTTTCAGGCAAGCGCGAGGTAGCTTGCAGTGAAAACCATTTATTCAGCACCAGCGAATTATGCCGCCAGCGGGTATAAAAATCCGCCAGAGCTGCCGGACGTTCGAGACAATCGGTATTGGCGAGAAAACCCAAAGCGGCGATGGCGTCGGTCATGTTGTCGGCGGTTTGATATTGTCTCATGCACAAGCCGCGTGTCTCATCGTCAGCAAGTTCCATCAGATAACCCAGGCAAACATTTTTCAAACGCCGCTCACCGATGGCCACAGGGTCGGCACGGTCGCGTTGCACCGCGCCATGAGCATTAGCTTGATACACCGCGAGAAAATCCTCGCGCAGCGTTTGTGCCAGGGTTTTGCGTAGAAAAAAGCGCACTTCATAAATGGCTGTAGGGTCAATGAAATCCACTTGTTCGGCGAGATAGGATGCTGACGGAAGACTGAGGGCCTCGGCCAACAACCGCCAGTCAGACATCACGACGCCCCCATCTTTTTGTGGGCGTGCTGCTGCGAGTAAACGTGCCATGGCCTCGACCAACAAAGTGGGAGCAACCAGGGGATGACCCTCAGCATAGTCAGCGAGCAGCCTTTTAAGCACGCGTACCGCAAGCTGTTGACCTGCGTCCCAACGATTGAAAAGGTCAGTGTCGCGCGCCATGAGGAAGGCAAGATCGGCGTCCGAATAATCCATTTCGAGTTTGACCGGGGCTGAGAAACCACGCAGCAGAGATGGAATCGGTGGGGAAGGAATATCCGCGAACCGGAAAATTTCGCGCGCGGTACATGGTTCCAGAACCAAGGTGTTTTGGGTTACGTTTTCGTTTTCACCGGTTAGACGCAGAGGTAGCTCGTCGCCGTTGCTATCCAACAATCCGACGGCAAAGGGAAAATGAAAAGGTTCCTTCACTGGTTGACCGGGAGTAGCGGGACAATTTTGCTCGACGGTCAAGGTATAGATGCGCGCCATCGGGTCGTATTTACCCCGACAAGTAATCACTGGGGTGCCGGATTGGGTGTACCAGCGACGGAACTGACCTAGATCGCGACCGGAGGCTTCCTCCATGGCACGTAAAAAATCGTCGGTGGTTACCGCTTGCCCGTCATGACGCGTGAAATAGAGGTCAGTACCACGCCGGAACGCCTCGGGACCAAGAAGATTACGCGCCATGCGCACTACCTCAGCCCCCTTTTCATAGACAGTTACGGTGTAAAAATTATTGATCTCGACATAAGACTCAGGGCGTACCGGATGCGCAAGCGGGCCAGCATCCTCCCGAAACTGGGCGGTACGCAGACGCAGGGCATCTTTGATGCGTTTAACTGCCCGCGAGGTCATGTCGGCGGTGAATTCTTGATCGCGAAAAACAGTGAAGCCCTCCTTGAGCGAGAGCTGGAACCAGTCACGGCAAGTAACCCGATTGCCCGACCAATTATGAAAATATTCGTGGGCAATGACCGCTTCAATACTCTCGAAATCTTCATCGGTCGCAGTTTCTGGACGTGCCAAAACATAACACGAATTAAAAATATTGAGTCCTTTGTTTTCCATCGCGCCCATGTTGAAATCGTTAACCGCTACAATTTGATATACATCGAGATCATATTCTCGACCATAAACTATTTCATCCCAACGCATCGCCTTTTTGAGCGAAAGCAAGGCATGGTCGCATTGATCCCGATTTTGGTGCTGCACGTAAATACGTAGATCTACTTTCCGTCTCGAGCTGGTTATATGCGTACCCTCGATACACGCGAGATCACCCGCCACCAAGGCAAATAAATAAGAAGGCTTAGGAAAAGGATCAACCCAGCGTGCATAATGACGCCCCTCGGATAATTCTCCGCTCTCTACTGGATTACCATTGGAAAGCAGCAACGGATACCGGATTCGATCCGCAACAAGCGTGGTGGTAAATGGGGCCATGACATCTGGGCGGTCAGGATAATAGGTAATCCGCCGAAATCCCTCCGGCTCGCACTGTGTGCATAGATTGCCACTGGAAGCATAAAGTCCCTCAAGGGCGGTATTGTCTCTAGGACAAATCACCGTTTCTACTTCCAGAGTAAATATCTCAGGAACCTGGTGAATGGTCAACGATTCCGCTTCGACAACATACTCGGTGGCAGTCAATTCACGCCCATCCAGCACCAAGCGCCGCAGTATCAAGTCTTGGCCGTCCAATATCAGAGGCCCAGAACCAGCACGGCGTAAACGCAGACGAGAATTAACGATGGTCTGAGTTTCATCTAGATCGAAACGCAGCTCCACGGATTCGACCAAATAAGATGACGGGGTATAGTCACGGAGATAAATGGTTTCTGTTGGCAATTTTTTCATAAATCCTCGGCGTGTAAATCCCTCGATCCCGCAGAGTCGAGGAGAGGGGCCTAGTAACGTTAAAAAAGGGACGAACCACGTTTTTAATTAAAACGCGGCTCGTCCCTTTCCTTTTTTCATTTCGTTGCAACGGCGTCCAATTTC
It encodes the following:
- a CDS encoding conserved hypothetical protein (Evidence 4 : Unknown function but conserved in other organisms) — encoded protein: MNNLNSPDSAFLTAFRGRFVGVLRWEQLDDLWTALLTRVSSGWYVYHVGEPPPTTSLDTEQLRGVVEGLNTLLRDEHEYDYCGIVYADSLTEPSFIKIFDPNQLGSSCGFSGTTVLPGWILSILPPDDIPAALPPPNNRRRWWRRLFSD
- a CDS encoding putative DUF2076 domain-containing protein (Evidence 3 : Putative function from multiple computational evidences); translation: MLAEERELLNNFLSRFNQIPQQTPDPEANAIIRQAIRRPDAAYLLVQQAMVQEIGLRQAEQRIQQLEQELQATRVASAPGAAQGKSSFLGGMTGGRRGGWTDAPVVSPVPTPGGSGWSQAPFSAPTAVPGASRGSGLGGFLAGAAATAAGVAGGALLFEGIRNFMGGQENTGSAGDVADTGDIDAAVRAADDGDGGGLFTESDAGGSGDGGVFSDLGSSWFGSGDGGSDSGWI
- the pepN gene encoding Aminopeptidase N yields the protein MKKLPTETIYLRDYTPSSYLVESVELRFDLDETQTIVNSRLRLRRAGSGPLILDGQDLILRRLVLDGRELTATEYVVEAESLTIHQVPEIFTLEVETVICPRDNTALEGLYASSGNLCTQCEPEGFRRITYYPDRPDVMAPFTTTLVADRIRYPLLLSNGNPVESGELSEGRHYARWVDPFPKPSYLFALVAGDLACIEGTHITSSRRKVDLRIYVQHQNRDQCDHALLSLKKAMRWDEIVYGREYDLDVYQIVAVNDFNMGAMENKGLNIFNSCYVLARPETATDEDFESIEAVIAHEYFHNWSGNRVTCRDWFQLSLKEGFTVFRDQEFTADMTSRAVKRIKDALRLRTAQFREDAGPLAHPVRPESYVEINNFYTVTVYEKGAEVVRMARNLLGPEAFRRGTDLYFTRHDGQAVTTDDFLRAMEEASGRDLGQFRRWYTQSGTPVITCRGKYDPMARIYTLTVEQNCPATPGQPVKEPFHFPFAVGLLDSNGDELPLRLTGENENVTQNTLVLEPCTAREIFRFADIPSPPIPSLLRGFSAPVKLEMDYSDADLAFLMARDTDLFNRWDAGQQLAVRVLKRLLADYAEGHPLVAPTLLVEAMARLLAAARPQKDGGVVMSDWRLLAEALSLPSASYLAEQVDFIDPTAIYEVRFFLRKTLAQTLREDFLAVYQANAHGAVQRDRADPVAIGERRLKNVCLGYLMELADDETRGLCMRQYQTADNMTDAIAALGFLANTDCLERPAALADFYTRWRHNSLVLNKWFSLQATSRLPETLETVRSLLHHPDFRLTNPNNVRAVIGAFCHGNPVRFHEASGVGYAFLAEQVIILDPINPQVASRLLNAVSDWRRYVPHLRAAMRQVLERILIQPILSKDVHEIVSKSLA